GCTCCCGCATGCCGCCAAATCCGTTTGATCAACGGCGTCAGCACCGGATAGAGGTAGGCGTAGCGCGCTTCGAAACCGGGCACGTCCGGCCCTTGAAGCGACAACACGTACGGCAGACCGTGGGTCAACCGCAGCAGACAACTGATCGCCCCTGCCGGCACTCCGGCAAAGGCAAAGCTGACATCGTACCGATGGGCGCGCAGAAGGCGCTGCGCCATGCGCAGGCCTCGCCAGCTGTACCGCAACAACTCGCGATTGGTCGCATGGTGGATGTTCCGATTGTCGACGGGAACTTTATAGATCGTAATCCGCTCCGCAAACCGCTCGCTCTCATACCTCGCCTTGGTCCGTGAAGAGGTCACCAGGTCTACGACCACATCCCGATGCGACGCCATCTCCTGCAACAGGTGATAGTTCACCACGCCGGTGCCGCCGCCCAGCGGAGGAAACTCATTATCGAACATGAGAATACGAATGGCGACTATCTCCTCGTCACCCGGCGAGCTACGTAGAGTGGGCGCCGTTTGACCTCGTCGGAAATCCGGCCGATGTACTCGCCGATGACCCCGATCGTCATCAGTTGAATGCCCGAGAGAAAAAAGATGGAGACGACCAGTGTGGTAAAGCCTGGCACGCCGGTGCCCAGCGTGAACTTCTTGACCAGATAGAACAACGCTACAAGGAACGACAGGAACGACACGCTGAACCCCAGGAGGGTAATGATGCGCAGCGGCATATGGCTGAAGGAGATCAGTCCGTCCAGCGCGAGATAGAGGAGCTTCCTGAACGTGTACTTGGGCGCCCCCGCATGGCGGGCGTGGCGTTCGTAGGGCACGCCGATTTGTTTGAACCCCACCCAACTCCGAATCCCCCTGACAAAACGATTGCGCTCGGGCATGCGCACCAGGAGGTCCACCACTCGCCGGTCCATGACACAAAAATCTCCGGCGTCCAATGGGATGTCGATGTTGGCCACCCGCTGCAGCAGGCGATAAAACCCCGCATAGGCCAATCGCTTCCCCCACCACTCTTTACGCTCGGTCCGGATGGCATAGACGACCTCCCAGCCCTCCCGCCACTTGGCCAGAAAGGTGTGCAACACCTCGGGGGGATCCTGCAGGTCGGCGTCCATAATGCAGACGACTCGTCCACGGCTCTGCTCAAGCCCGGCACTGATCGCCACCTGATGCCCGAAATTCCGCGCA
The Nitrospira sp. DNA segment above includes these coding regions:
- a CDS encoding glycosyltransferase; this translates as MQPPYKRAPPAPPAVQEGKTVTSADRVGDRMLPPLEDPAEALRFCRALASALERASDGERHALTPANFAAMMGQAEPSTGRPELSVIIPVFNEEENLLTLHGRLTRALVNLGMEYEIVLVDDGSQDQSPDILRRLEAEDQRIVIVEFARNFGHQVAISAGLEQSRGRVVCIMDADLQDPPEVLHTFLAKWREGWEVVYAIRTERKEWWGKRLAYAGFYRLLQRVANIDIPLDAGDFCVMDRRVVDLLVRMPERNRFVRGIRSWVGFKQIGVPYERHARHAGAPKYTFRKLLYLALDGLISFSHMPLRIITLLGFSVSFLSFLVALFYLVKKFTLGTGVPGFTTLVVSIFFLSGIQLMTIGVIGEYIGRISDEVKRRPLYVARRVTRR